The Enoplosus armatus isolate fEnoArm2 chromosome 5, fEnoArm2.hap1, whole genome shotgun sequence genome contains the following window.
TCCATCATCTTGAAACCCTCACCTTGTTTTAGAGCGCCCTCTCCTGCACGGATGAAGGAGATCTCGTTGGAGTCCACCATGTGATGAGCTCCATCTTCCAGGAGGAATCGGACTCCTGAGATCTTGTGTCCGCTCAGGGGTCCCTTCTCACAGGCCTCCATGAAGCCCTGCAGCATGATGGGAAGAAACCAGCGATGAAAGAAAGATCAAGTGCATGgctatcatattatattatttcacaTTCATGTAGCTGCACTTTGACTACATTAAAAGTTAGAAAGTTAGAAAATGAACCTTCTCAACAGCTGGTACAAACTGCTTCGGGATGTTTGTTCCAACAGTCTGGTCTTCAAACTCCAGCTTGGTGTGATGCTCTGGCTCAAGAGGCTCAAGGACTCCTATAACTTTACCGTATTGCCCAGAGCCGCCAGACTGCTTCTTATGAGTGAAGTCAAACCtgcagaaaatacacaaaatatccacattttgaaacagaaagacacagcaAGTCAACCaccattgtttatatttttgtcattgtgtatattttggattttaGATATGTtaattgatattttatatttgcactctttcctACTTTGCACTGCAACTGTTACACAACAACAGTCCATAAATACACACCCCTTCGACAACGCTAATATAGGCAGCGCTATAACTGCCAACAAACttcttattttatataattacaattttgaaCAAATAAgtacacaagtcaaaacaaacggCAAggatatatatacattattaattTCTTCGGAAAGTTCATGTTattctttaatacattttctttatcatcACTGTTGGCTTATAAAGAAACATGTTGGTCTGCTCCACCAAAATACATGAAATCTGTAGCTAAATTTGACATTTCCAATATAATTTAACTGCAGTTGAAACACTGCATCGCTGCAGCACCAAATCTGttgaaaacatttctaaagAATGTGTTTTCTTGCGTTTCCTGTTTCGTGAAGCTCATTCAataagggaggagaggaaacaacagaaaagagCTCCGTCTCTTTAAAAAGGGGCCGTCCTTAAAGAGCTCTGGTGTCAGAGGAAGTGGGAAGTAATCTTTGTATTTGCATGAGGAGCAGTTGACTCGGAACACCGGACAGATAAAACTTCCCACCTGCCAAGTTAATGGGCAGAGAGGTCCAGTTTCAGGCAAGATCAGACTCCCTGATTGAATTCATTATTCAGCTGTTCACCTACGTCTTCACCCTGTACTCTCTCTGAGACTTCTACATATTTACATTCCTTTCCACTTCGCTCGGTGGACGTTCTCCTTGTGTCTAAAGCTTTTTTCTTATCTAGAGACAAACCAACCCAACCCTGCTGACACCTGAGGGTCAAAGTCCCTGTTCATTACAGCAGCTCATTATACCCTCTCTCATTGTCTATACTAACAGCAAGAAGTATTAGTGGAAGTGGAGGCTGAAGAGGATGTGATGGCAACTGGAGAGCTGAACCCCACTCACTATCCTGCTCAGAGGGCAGCCAAAGTGGTCCAGCACTACCTTAACACCCACTACGGCTCTCCGTACAGGCTGTTCGGACTGCAGAGGGTCCACAGCGGAAACGCAGAGGTCGGCTGAACTTTAACTGTTTTACAGCTTTAGTTTACAGTGAAGGAACAGTGAAGTCCTGACTACTCTGTTGTTCTGACTTTCCTTTTTAGGATGTGGCAGACTCTGGAAGAAAGTATCAGCTGGAGATCTCAGTGCAGGAGATCATCAGCAATGTAAGATATGATTATTATCACACTGTGAGACAGAGGCTGACAGTGTGAGATAGAAgactcattcattttttttattaattaacagTAGTTAACACAAATGTGCCTTTAGATTTGACTTAATTTCTGAAtttatttgttggttttggctGACAGGGACAGTGCTACTTTatctacaaaaaaacaaactgtaaatgagTCAGTTATTAAAGATGCccagatattaaaaaaacaccCTAAAAATAGACTAAAAactgcaaatgaatgaatgaatcggATCATTTAAACCTTTGACCAGCACTGCAAGATTCACTTTAGTGCTCATTTGGGTTTGTATGTGAAGACTGTTGAATCTAAATTGACTTCTCAAATAGGGTTAGACATAACTGGCTGCATTTACCCTCAACATTTCAAGAGTTAATGCCTCTGCATTCACATACTTTTTTGTTTAAAGTGCGCAGCTGAATAATCTCTGGCTTTAGGGAGCAGGTTTGACTAGATTTAACTAAACAGCAGATAAAAATGAGGCAGTGTGGTGCAACATTGACTCACtggctgccatggcaacatcTGGACTACGCCTTTGCTTTGTATACTCCCCTCTACTTGCTTATCATCAAATTttccatcccccccccccccccccctcgcctttttttttttttaaatgattcctCCAGACTACAGGGAAATGCTCTGCAGAGGTTTTGTTTCCGAGGGGAGAGCGGCAGGGCTCGGCCCAGGTCCAGGCCTCGTGTGAGGAGTTCCTTAAAATCAACACGAAAGCTCAAGAAGAGGCCTTGTACCAACAATACAAGATGAACCAAAGCCTGCTCTCGGCACAACATTTACCTGGTATTTACAATTAAACAGACTCTGCATACTATTGTTTTCCGGATCAACACACTAAGTTAGATATTGCACAACATCGGCTGTTTGAAATTGCAGCATTTTGGGGATTTCAACACTGTTAAGGTTTGTGGTTTTGGAGTGAACTCAGTGTTCCTTTTaacaaaactaacaaaacacaaatgactgACCGTTAGCCCTGACAGTGTAATCTCCTGTGCATTATGAGCACACACAGTATGTTGACATGACAAGGTGTGTGTGGCATAATCAAGCACCGTGCACACATAAACTTCCTTCATAACATGCTGACGTTCTGAACCAACAGATAGCTACGGTCACATTGAGCCTGACATGAAGCCCCTCTGGCACCTGGGCATCGTGGCCTCCAGCTCCATCATGCTGAACGAGTCCACTGAAAACACTCTGTACAACATGGCTCAGGTGGCCAACATCACGCAACTGGTGGGTGGTCTTATCTGTAGCTGGGTCATTAATCCTCGATTGATAAGTAGAGTTAACGTCGTCTCGGTTACTATTCAAATTAATGTCAACATGTATATTACATTAGATACATTTTCTCCCTTTTAAAAAATCGTTagactttatttttttgcttgtcTGCTGCAGGCAACTGAGAACAACCAGCTGAAGTTTGACTGTCACATACTGCTGCATGAGATGGTTTCCCAGGTAACCACTTattattaaaaactattttaagaCACttagctaataataataataacaaagctaataataataaatatatgacTGATATatgactaaataaaaaaaacgtatttaatcattttacaaTTATTTGAATCAGAAAAGAAAGCTAATTTATGAGGCTGTAAATGTTTGCTATATTTCCTTgataaataactaaaatgatgaatttCTTGTCAAAATAACCAGTTGATGCCACAGCTAATAATTCCAGCACTAGTGCCATCTTACAGTAAACTGGTCTGGTACCAGTTAGTAGAGCACTATGTGAGGTTCTAGTATGGTTTTACTACCTGATATCTAGCGTTAATCTGAcaatctgtgttttatttttgcaggaAATCATTCACTGGAAACTGCTGTTCACCTGGTCTCCTCCAGAGGGCGTTAAAGTGCTGCAGATGGAACAGCTGCCACACTGCCATGATTGTGAAAAACCTCCCAATACAAACTAAACTGCTGACATTCATCACACCGCTACTGTTTAACAACCAAAACAACATCTTGAGGCTCCTATCTTGTATTCAGACATTGGAGCATAAATGTGTATGTGGTGATGCTGTTGATGCTTGAAACACAAACCTACAGAAAGTTTATACTATCAACAATTTGATGAATCCATCATATATAATGATGACATCCTTACATTGTGCTACTTTTGTACTATTTTTGGTTGCTATTGTATTTTAgccaaaataaacagtttataCAGAGTATTgcctcagcatgtgtgtgtgtgtgtgtgtgtgtgtgtgtgtgtgtgtgtgtgtgtgtgtgtgtgtgtgtgtgtcaggagatCAGCACTTACTGTACAGGACTGGTGATCGTCTCTCTGAAAGCCACTTTGGGCTTTCCCATCACACAGGGACAGTTGTattccctctccatcctctgagacaacaacacaagaaagaggagaaaaccaacaaaaataCAGGTCAGATATATTGAGTTTAAAGGGACACTTCcttcaaacatgaaaaacatttttttttttaatgcagacaTTGATTTATCTCTACATTTAATGTTCAGTCTGATTATGAGGGTTGGAGATCTGACGCTCAGTTGCATTTGGTTTGTGGTGCAGCATCGTCTTTTTCTATCAGTTATAATTACCTTCAGACAGCTGTAACTTCTTCATAGAGACAGACAATGGCAAGAAATTAGTTCTAAAAACTGTGTCATACAGAGACTTTCACAGTTACATCTGACAGCTCCAAACCTCCACAAATCAAAACCAGTGAGACAAAATATGTCCCATCAAAACACCATGGCACGTGTCTCATTTATTGCTGGACATCTTGTATCAAACATGGAGAGCATCCTTGCGTTGCACGCTGTCTGACTGGATACCTGGGAGTAGATTTCAAGATGCAGCTCGCCCATGCCTGAAATGATGGTTTCTTTGCTCTCGGTGTCAAAATGCACTCTAAACGTCGGATCTTCCCGGGTGAAACGGTTAATACCTTTGGAGAATTTATCCAGGTCATTCTGGTAAGAGGAGAGAAGAGTTAATAGATGCAATTAAGACTCCTAGTTTGATTTTTACAGTGTATATGTGTAAATTAAAGTACCTTGTTGGTTGGCTTCATTGACATGGAAATGACAGGCTCTGGGATGTGAATAGACTCCTGTGGGACAAAATGATAACAAATTAACAAAGATATTCTCCTTGTATCTtgaagaaaagaagggaaagaagaaTCATTTCCAAACACATCTTAAAATAGGAGCAGGTTTCTTGCCCTTTTACAGGTGAAAACATTGAAGTTACTCACCATGGAGAGGTTAGCGCTGGTCCTGGATGTGAAAGTGTCTCCGCTAGCACAGTCAATCCCAAACAGGGCACAAATATCTCCTGCATAGACCTCGTCCACATCCTTAAAAAGCATGGatagacaggaaacaaggggtGATGGAAATAAGAGGACACGGTGTTAAATCTGAGGACTGAGCTGATCCAAATGTCTTATCtttaatatacaaataaatatttttagtttcatgtcttgttttgatgcAAGAAAGATGGAAACATGTTACGGTGGTGTCGCAAGGGAAGTGGTTGTTATCTACACACTTGACTGGTGCTGAAAGAGGAACCTAACCATTTTGACCAGTCATGTTCCTCTGATGTTTAAACAGCAGATGGAAAACTGTGACCTTTGACAGCCTGCTGACGTGCACCAGCTTGTTCTCACCTCCAACTGGTCGGCGTGGAGACGCACGAGCCTCTGAACTCTGACTCTCTTGCTCGTGCGTGTGTTGTAGATGTATTCCCCTTTCTTCAGACAGCCCTGGTACACTCGCACATACGTCAGCTGGCCAAACCTCCCTGCCTGTTAGGAAACAACAAAGCATGACAGATCAAGACCTTCCTGTTAAGATAAATGGCTGAGATATAGATAAAGAGTGGAATCTTACCTCCAGTTTGAAGGCCAGACCAACATAGGGGTTTGTGGAGTCTCTTGTAGGGTCCATTTGAATCTTTGATGTTTCACTGACCtctctaaaaacacactcacattagTGCACAACATTTCTCAAGCAACATTTGAAAGACAGTTGATTCTGATATTCATAAAATTCCATCTACTGTTACTATTTGAGGAGACTTTGCATACACATTGACAACCCTGGTCCACACTCACTCGTCATTGAGGATAGCATAGTTTTTGACTTCAGTGGGGTTCGGCAGGTAATCCAGAACAGCGTCCAGTAGAGGCTGAACGCCCTTGTTCTTCAATGCTGTGCCCACTAACACTGGAGTGAAGAGACGCTGCACTGTGGCCCTGCGGATTGCAGCCTGGAAAACAGCAAAGTGACGAGATTCAGTGTTTATTCTTCATTCACACTCAGACAGGCTTCATGTCCCAATTTAGATAGTTTTAAAAAGGTcttgtttaaagtttaaatgttt
Protein-coding sequences here:
- the lxn gene encoding latexin isoform X2, with product MGREVQFQQEVLVEVEAEEDVMATGELNPTHYPAQRAAKVVQHYLNTHYGSPYRLFGLQRVHSGNAEDVADSGRKYQLEISVQEIISNTTGKCSAEVLFPRGERQGSAQVQASCEEFLKINTKAQEEALYQQYKMNQSLLSAQHLPDSYGHIEPDMKPLWHLGIVASSSIMLNESTENTLYNMAQVANITQLATENNQLKFDCHILLHEMVSQEIIHWKLLFTWSPPEGVKVLQMEQLPHCHDCEKPPNTN
- the lxn gene encoding latexin isoform X1, encoding MRIIFVLAVLTGVTGSLNVTVKPEADSAAHPNSVPESVEETEIFGQQEVLVEVEAEEDVMATGELNPTHYPAQRAAKVVQHYLNTHYGSPYRLFGLQRVHSGNAEDVADSGRKYQLEISVQEIISNTTGKCSAEVLFPRGERQGSAQVQASCEEFLKINTKAQEEALYQQYKMNQSLLSAQHLPDSYGHIEPDMKPLWHLGIVASSSIMLNESTENTLYNMAQVANITQLATENNQLKFDCHILLHEMVSQEIIHWKLLFTWSPPEGVKVLQMEQLPHCHDCEKPPNTN